A genomic window from Sphingobacteriales bacterium includes:
- a CDS encoding NADH-quinone oxidoreductase subunit NuoF — protein sequence MSKTQVIVGLGSCGIAAGAGKVYNKLEALKKADNLDFELKKTSCIGMCYKEPLVEIIDESGSFLYGGIDEAKAVELVEKHVLRSEVIKEYVVKTDLFDTAEKSYYENQVKIALRNCGYIDPESIEDYESRKGYQSIKKIIHEGMSRENVIQTIIDSGLRGRGGGGFPTGMKWKFASQYKSDEKYIICNADEGDPGAFMDRSVLEGDPHSVLEGMIIGAYAIGATHGVIYCRAEYPLALKRLYKAIHQATEKGYLGENILGMKGFNFDIYIKEGAGAFVCGEETALMASVEGERGMPRKRPPFPAESGLWKKPTNINNVETWALVPWIIYNGAESFAQYGTEKSKGTKVFALAGKIKRGGLVEVPMGITINDIIFKLGGGIQNDKKFKAVQLGGPSGGCIPAYLGDTIVDYDSVTATGAIMGSGGMVVMDETTCMVDVAKFFLDFTRKESCGKCTFCRVGTKRMLEILERITLGKGKEDDIQKLEELAVQIKEASLCGLGQTAPNPVLTTLKYFRDEYEAHIFHKKCPAKVCKELLTYTVIEENCTGCMVCAKNCPVNAITGERKQVHFINQDICTHCGVCYSKCKFDAIAVD from the coding sequence ATGAGTAAAACACAGGTCATTGTTGGATTAGGCAGTTGCGGTATTGCTGCCGGTGCCGGTAAAGTTTACAACAAACTCGAAGCCCTGAAAAAAGCCGATAATCTTGATTTTGAGCTGAAAAAAACCAGTTGTATCGGGATGTGTTACAAAGAACCACTGGTCGAAATTATTGACGAGTCTGGATCATTTCTTTATGGTGGCATTGATGAAGCCAAAGCGGTCGAACTTGTCGAAAAACATGTTTTACGTTCTGAGGTCATCAAAGAATATGTGGTAAAAACCGATTTATTCGATACAGCTGAAAAGAGCTATTACGAAAATCAGGTGAAGATTGCCTTGCGAAACTGCGGATATATTGATCCTGAATCCATTGAAGATTATGAATCAAGAAAGGGATACCAATCGATTAAGAAAATAATCCATGAGGGAATGTCCCGGGAAAATGTGATTCAAACCATCATCGACAGTGGATTAAGAGGGCGCGGTGGAGGAGGTTTCCCGACAGGGATGAAATGGAAATTTGCCTCGCAATATAAATCAGATGAAAAATATATTATCTGCAATGCAGATGAGGGTGACCCGGGTGCATTCATGGACAGGTCGGTGCTGGAAGGCGATCCACATTCTGTACTGGAGGGCATGATTATCGGAGCGTATGCCATCGGAGCCACTCACGGTGTCATTTATTGCCGTGCGGAATATCCGCTGGCACTCAAACGCCTTTACAAAGCCATTCATCAGGCAACAGAAAAAGGCTATCTGGGCGAAAATATTCTCGGAATGAAAGGCTTTAACTTCGACATTTACATAAAAGAAGGGGCAGGAGCTTTTGTGTGTGGTGAAGAAACAGCATTGATGGCTTCAGTAGAGGGAGAACGGGGCATGCCACGCAAACGTCCGCCTTTTCCTGCTGAATCAGGATTGTGGAAGAAACCCACCAATATCAACAATGTGGAAACATGGGCACTCGTCCCCTGGATTATTTACAATGGTGCTGAATCGTTTGCACAATATGGTACTGAAAAAAGCAAAGGCACAAAAGTTTTTGCCCTGGCCGGAAAAATAAAGAGAGGCGGGCTGGTAGAGGTTCCTATGGGTATTACGATTAACGATATTATTTTCAAACTTGGCGGTGGAATACAGAACGATAAGAAATTTAAAGCCGTTCAGCTTGGAGGTCCCTCCGGTGGCTGTATTCCTGCCTATCTTGGCGATACCATTGTCGATTACGATTCGGTAACTGCCACAGGCGCTATCATGGGTTCTGGCGGTATGGTGGTCATGGACGAAACCACCTGCATGGTGGATGTGGCTAAGTTTTTCCTCGATTTTACCCGGAAAGAAAGCTGCGGAAAATGTACTTTTTGCAGGGTTGGTACCAAAAGGATGCTTGAAATTCTTGAGAGAATAACGCTTGGAAAAGGAAAAGAAGATGATATTCAGAAACTTGAAGAGCTGGCTGTTCAAATCAAGGAAGCAAGCCTTTGCGGCCTGGGTCAGACGGCACCTAATCCCGTACTTACTACGCTTAAATACTTCAGAGACGAGTATGAAGCTCATATCTTTCACAAAAAATGTCCGGCCAAAGTCTGTAAGGAATTACTGACCTATACTGTCATTGAAGAAAACTGTACCGGATGTATGGTTTGTGCAAAGAATTGTCCTGTAAATGCCATAACAGGCGAACGCAAACAGGTTCATTTTATCAATCAGGACATTTGCACCCATTGCGGGGTATGTTATTCAAAGTGTAAGTTTGATGCAATTGCTGTTGACTGA
- the nuoE gene encoding NADH-quinone oxidoreductase subunit NuoE: MRIRRIPKKDETGNVHKPIDLELLDPLFEKYAGKKGSLIPLLQGTQNIYGYIPREAFIRISEKTGLKLADMYGVATFYSQFRLKPAGKHIIKVCHGTACHVQNANEITDSLKEALNVKDGETTEDGFYTLESVACLGCCSLAPVMMIGEETFGKLTGKEAVKIVKEIKLKESN, encoded by the coding sequence ATGAGAATAAGAAGAATTCCTAAAAAGGATGAGACAGGAAACGTTCACAAGCCGATAGATCTTGAACTCCTTGATCCATTGTTTGAAAAGTATGCAGGTAAAAAGGGCAGCCTGATACCCTTGCTTCAGGGGACACAAAACATTTACGGATATATTCCGAGGGAAGCATTTATACGTATTTCAGAGAAAACAGGGCTCAAGCTTGCGGATATGTATGGTGTAGCTACCTTTTATTCGCAGTTCAGATTGAAACCTGCCGGAAAACACATTATTAAAGTATGTCATGGGACGGCCTGTCATGTTCAGAATGCAAATGAAATAACTGATTCACTGAAAGAAGCACTGAATGTCAAAGACGGTGAAACCACTGAAGATGGTTTTTATACACTGGAATCGGTTGCCTGTCTGGGATGCTGTTCGCTTGCCCCGGTCATGATGATAGGAGAAGAAACTTTCGGAAAGCTGACAGGCAAAGAAGCCGTGAAAATTGTAAAGGAAATCAAATTGAAAGAAAGCAATTAA
- a CDS encoding GDP-L-fucose synthase, which translates to MEKEAKIYIAGHLGMVGSAIHRKLISEGYTNFVLRSIDELDLLNQQAVSEFFKTERPEYVVLAAAKVGGILANNTYRAQFIYENLMIQNNVIHQSYLNGVKKLLFLGSSCIYPRLAPQPIREEYLLTGLLEETNEPYAIAKIAGIKMCEAYRDQYGCNFISVMPTNLYGPNDNFDLKNSHVLPALIRKFHEAKINKSPYVEIWGTGTPMREFLHVDDMADACVFLLQHYNERQFLNIGCGHDLSIKDLALLVKKIIGYEGDLQFDTSKPDGTPRKLLYVSRLFATGWRPKISLEEGIRRVYEQVFSAKS; encoded by the coding sequence ATTGAAAAAGAAGCAAAAATATACATTGCCGGCCATCTCGGGATGGTGGGTTCAGCCATTCACCGCAAACTGATTTCTGAAGGATATACCAATTTTGTTTTACGCAGTATTGATGAACTCGATTTATTGAATCAACAGGCAGTTTCTGAATTTTTTAAAACAGAAAGGCCTGAATATGTGGTGCTTGCGGCAGCAAAAGTGGGTGGAATCCTTGCCAACAACACCTATCGTGCACAGTTTATTTATGAAAATCTGATGATTCAAAACAATGTCATTCATCAGAGCTACCTGAACGGGGTAAAAAAATTATTGTTTTTAGGGTCAAGCTGTATATATCCCCGACTGGCACCTCAGCCTATCAGGGAAGAATATCTGCTGACAGGTTTACTGGAGGAGACAAACGAACCTTATGCCATTGCAAAAATTGCCGGTATTAAAATGTGCGAAGCTTACCGCGACCAGTACGGATGTAATTTTATTTCCGTGATGCCAACCAATCTTTATGGCCCCAATGATAATTTTGACCTGAAAAACAGCCATGTTCTGCCAGCCCTCATACGTAAGTTTCATGAGGCTAAAATCAATAAGTCTCCCTACGTGGAAATATGGGGAACCGGCACACCTATGCGGGAGTTCCTCCATGTGGATGATATGGCGGATGCCTGTGTCTTTTTATTGCAACATTACAATGAGAGACAGTTTTTGAATATCGGATGTGGTCATGATCTTTCGATTAAGGATTTAGCTTTGCTGGTTAAGAAAATTATTGGCTATGAGGGTGATTTACAGTTTGATACCTCAAAACCTGACGGAACGCCCCGAAAACTTCTGTATGTTTCACGCTTGTTCGCCACCGGTTGGAGACCCAAAATCTCACTTGAAGAGGGAATCAGAAGGGTATATGAGCAGGTATTTTCAGCTAAATCCTGA
- the gmd gene encoding GDP-mannose 4,6-dehydratase yields the protein MKKKALITGVTGQDGAYLAEFLLEKGYEVHGIKRRSSLFNTNRIDHIYKDLHESDVNFRLYYGDMTDSSNLIGIIQKVQPDEIYNLAAQSHVQVSFETPEYTANADALGALRILEAVRMLGMAEKTRIYQASTSELYGLVQETPQSEKTPFYPRSPYAVAKLYAYWIMVNYREAYNMFACNGILFNHESPLRGETFVTRKITRAAARIVLGLQDKLYLGNLSAKRDWGHAKDYVEAMWLILQQPEPEDFVIASGQTTEVRDFVRKTFAYLGIEVSFEGSGVNERGIITGIDKERLDFHQLSNQYVKTGQVIVEVDTRYFRPTEVDLLLGDPSKAMAKLGWKPKHNLQQLIEDMTNYDLKKMKKEKFLFDTGYKKKSELK from the coding sequence ATGAAGAAAAAAGCACTTATCACCGGTGTAACTGGTCAGGACGGGGCTTATCTGGCCGAGTTTTTACTTGAAAAAGGCTATGAAGTACATGGCATCAAAAGACGCTCTTCCCTTTTTAATACCAACCGTATCGATCATATTTACAAGGATCTTCATGAGAGTGATGTAAATTTCAGGCTTTACTATGGCGATATGACAGATTCAAGTAATCTGATAGGTATTATTCAGAAAGTTCAGCCTGATGAGATTTATAATCTTGCTGCACAAAGTCATGTTCAGGTAAGTTTTGAAACACCGGAATATACGGCCAATGCTGATGCACTGGGTGCACTAAGAATTCTTGAAGCGGTCAGGATGCTGGGAATGGCAGAAAAAACCAGAATTTATCAGGCTTCAACGTCTGAACTGTATGGTTTGGTACAGGAGACACCTCAGTCGGAGAAGACACCCTTTTATCCGCGATCTCCTTATGCTGTTGCCAAGCTTTATGCCTATTGGATCATGGTCAATTACCGGGAAGCGTACAATATGTTTGCCTGCAATGGCATTTTGTTTAATCATGAATCACCGTTGAGAGGTGAAACCTTTGTTACGCGTAAAATTACGCGTGCCGCAGCCCGGATAGTTCTTGGTTTACAAGACAAGTTGTATCTCGGAAACCTGAGCGCCAAACGCGACTGGGGTCATGCCAAAGATTATGTGGAAGCCATGTGGCTCATTCTTCAGCAACCCGAACCTGAGGATTTTGTCATTGCATCAGGACAGACTACTGAAGTCAGGGACTTTGTCAGAAAAACCTTTGCATATCTTGGAATAGAAGTGAGTTTTGAGGGAAGCGGAGTCAATGAAAGGGGAATTATTACCGGAATAGACAAAGAAAGGCTTGATTTTCATCAACTTAGCAATCAATATGTTAAAACAGGACAGGTGATTGTTGAAGTGGATACCCGCTACTTCAGGCCTACAGAAGTTGACCTGCTGCTCGGAGATCCCTCCAAAGCAATGGCAAAGCTGGGCTGGAAACCCAAACATAACCTTCAGCAACTGATTGAAGATATGACAAATTATGACCTGAAGAAAATGAAAAAGGAAAAATTTTTATTCGACACCGGATACAAGAAGAAAAGTGAACTTAAATGA